The genomic window TCTGAGGAAATTTGCAAAACAAAAATTCCCCAACAACCAAATCCAAAACAGCATCACCCAAAAACTCCAATCTTTCATTATTGGGGACTTTCTTGCAACTTTTATGAGTGAGTGCTTCTAAGAAAAGCGCCTTATTTTGAAATACATAGCCAATCGTTTCTTCAAGCACGCAGGGATCACTTGGTTTGTCCATTTTCATCCTTTTTATATTTTAAAGCTTCAGATTTAGCAATTTGATCACATCTTTCATTTTCAATATGCCCGCTATGTCCCTTGATCCAAATAGCTTGAACAGAATGGGGTCCAGAAAGAATGAGATATTGTTTCCATAAATCAGGATTTTTCACCTTTAAAAAGTTTTTTTTCACCCAAGCATTCAACCAAAGATTGATACCATCACAAACATATTTTGAATCGCTATAAAGACTGATCTTGCAGGGTTCTTTAAGGCACTTAAGAGATTCATTGACTGCTTTTAATTCCATTCGATTGTTTGTTGTCATCTTTTCTCCACCTTGAATAATGCGTTCATTTTCTCCATACTGTAAAATACCGCAATACCCACCAGGTCCAGGATTCCCAAGAGAAGATCCATCGCAAAAAATATTGATTTGCTTCATTGGTTCTTAATCTCACGCAATTTTAAAATCAAATCCATCATTCCAAGTGCAGAGCAAGTCGGGCAACGATAGGAATCAAAAGGAAAAATACTTTTGCAATTATGGCAGCGGTATTCAAAATCGATACTACCCTTAAAATGCAAGGATTCTAAAGATAGGATACGCAAAACCTCCAACTCAAAAACATCACATTCTTTTTTATCATTGACATAACCTTTGGCACGATAAATATCTAAAACGCTTTGAGAATCCTTTAAAATTTCAAAAGGTATCTTTTCTTTTGGGAATTCCCAAAGCAAATCAACGAAATTCCGCGCATTTTTTAAAAAAGCAACTTGTTCCCAAAATAAAGATTGATTATAAGTTTTCAGATAATGAAGTGCCATTTTTTGAAGCGAAGGAGCTTGTTGTATAAGTGCAATTATTTGGTTTTGCTTTTGACTTAAAGATAAAAAATTCTCATTGATGAGCATCATCAGATGTAAGTAGTTCTTATTATCTGTTATTTCATTATTTTTAGAGTCCGATCCAAACTCAAGCTCATCTAAACAATCCAAAACTTCCAAAGCCTTTTTATATTCGCCCATACTTTCATAAGTACGCATCAAATAAGAAAGAACGCCCGAATTTCTAGGATAACTTTTAAGGACTTCAAGGAATATGTTTTTAGCTCTTTGCAAAAATCCTGCATTAAAATAAGTGATGCCCAAAGCTTCCAAAATAGGAATCTTATCTTTTGATTCTGAAGTTTTTTCC from Helicobacter sp. 12S02232-10 includes these protein-coding regions:
- the rnhA gene encoding ribonuclease HI, whose translation is MKQINIFCDGSSLGNPGPGGYCGILQYGENERIIQGGEKMTTNNRMELKAVNESLKCLKEPCKISLYSDSKYVCDGINLWLNAWVKKNFLKVKNPDLWKQYLILSGPHSVQAIWIKGHSGHIENERCDQIAKSEALKYKKDENGQTK